Below is a genomic region from Brassica rapa cultivar Chiifu-401-42 chromosome A08, CAAS_Brap_v3.01, whole genome shotgun sequence.
TAACATACTTATACTaatttaaatcaatttaaactgatttaaaatggtttaaactatattaaaattgtttttaacctatttaaatcatataaattgaatttaagaaaattgttttgGTTAAGACCGTTTTGTAGCCCGtctaaactaatttttaaaatcatgaGTTGTATAGTTAGCAGTAAATCTTTTTCCTTTTGAATTGGCTACATATTAACAGAAAAAATGACAACTTTCATTTAGACTTCtatgatataaattttttaaatcaatttaaatacaaaaaaccaATTAAATTCTCTTCTATTATTTTCTTTGTAAAATTGATTTTGAAAAGTTGTTTTCCCGGGAAAAATATGAAACCGCGCATTTTTTGTATTACCACACTCAGCTGCTGCTCACTGCTCAGCACGTTCGCGCATTTTTCAACTTCTGGAAAATTCAATGTATATGATTTAACTATTACCAACTTATCCAACAATTAGCAATAAACAAACACTTAAAATTAAATTCAAAgtagtaaataaataaacactGCTCTCTCCTTCTTCCTCGATCGGAAGTTTCCATAATTAGAAACCATGCACCCAGATTCCGATCACCCTCACCTCCCCACCATCAAGATCCACCACCACTCCTCCTCCACCCCCTCCGCCGCCACCCCCACCCCAACCGCCGGCGCCCGCCGTAAAATCGGAGTCGCCGTCGACCTCTCCGAAGAAAGCTCCTTCGCCGTTCGCTGGGCCGTCGATCACTACATCCGCCCCGGAGACGCCGTCGTCATCCTCCACGTGTCCCCCACCTCCGTCCTCTTCGGCGCGGACTGGGGCCCGCTCCCTCTCCAGACTCAGCACAGCCAGGAGGATTTCGACGCGTTCACGGCCTCAAAGGTCTCCGATCTAACAAGGCCGTTGACGGAGGCCGGGTTTCCACACAAGGTTCATATAGTGAAGGATCACGATATGAGGGAGAGGCTGTGTTTGGAGATCGAGAGGCTTGGTGTTAGCGCTGTGATAATGGGGAGCAGAGGGTTTGGTGCTGAGAAGAGAGGGAGTGATGGGAAGCTTGGGTCTGTTAGTGATTATTGTGTTCATCACTGTGTTTGtcctgttgttgttgttagatTCCCTGATGATCGTGACGCTTGTCCTGCTCCTGGAGGTACTAAGGATGCTATTGTTACCGTTAAATCAGGTAGggatgatgatgaggaggatGAGGCTAAGATTGCTGCTGATTCGGCTCATCATGAGCACATTAAAGGTATATATGATCCACTTGATTGATATTCTATGTGGTTTAGATTTTGTCTTTAAATATCATCGCTGCATGTGGTTTGATTATCCAAAGTGAATAATAGTTGAATCCTCTTTCTTTTACAGATGAGTAATGGgcccttagagcatctccaatggtgttatcaccattggagtccttaacattattaaactattttttttttaaatttgaatagttaaggattCTAATCAAAATTGTATCTCCAATGGTGTTTTCTAATTTGAAATCCTTAGGAATTAGTAAGTTGAAATTTTAAGAGAAAGAGTAAATTACTCTATTCCACATATATGCATCTCAACGAAAATGAAAGCAACGACAATGCAATACAATTAAAAACCATTGTAGCAAAGGATTACAAGTAGCTTCAGCAAAGATGAGAATCAAAATCATTCCCACAAACAGCTTTGATTGCTGTGCATTCGCTCTGCAATACACAAATCACACCACATTACAAAGACAGAACATCTCTCTCAACTCCAACTAGATACAAACACTAATGCAACAATAGACAGAAATTGGTAACGTGTGGCTATTTTTAGCCACTATGGCTTTAACTACTTTCAGGTACGTACTGTTACAGTTTAGCTAATGTTTTGAGTAGGTTTCATCTGATAATGAGATCTTGTTGTTTATTATCAAAGGTTATGGAAGAAGCGAGGAAGCACAAGAAAGAAACAACAAAGTCATCCATCATCAACCGTTTTAGCTCTAAATAACAACTCACTCTCCAATTATATAACACCAAGATTAACACTTAAACATAGCATCATCAATCTAGAAACAAAGAATCTATCTTTTTAAAGAGACTATATAGTTTTTGCAATTACCTGACACCTGCGTCGCCGACGATTCCAATAGCCATACCAGCGGAGAGACCGGCGAGACCACAAGCGAGACCCGAAGAGAGATGAGCATAGCCATCGAATAGATAGTAAGACTTGGCCTTTGGATTGATTCCAGTACTGATGATGACATCAATGATCAAACCATAAATACCCAACACACCAGCCATAACCACGGGAACAATCGATTTCATCACAAGCTCTGGTCTCATCACACCCATCGACGCCACACCGACCCCGCTCTTCGCTGTCCCGTACGCTGCTCCCATACCTGACTGCAACATCAAACAACAACGAACAATAAACATCTCTTCAGATATTGATTCACCACCTAACATCGAAATCAGAAGGATATGCATTGTGAAAAACTGAAACCCACAATCAAAAAACTGTTTCTAACCCAACAACTGATCAATCCTCCCGAGTAAGAAAGTTTATGCCTTTTTGAATACCCAAAGGAGTCGAGAGTGGATTCGAGTAATTTAACCGTAAGTTCCTTCACCGATTTGTTCGAGCTTCTCGAAGCAATCGACGCTGCGAGATCCCCATAGCGGAGGTGACTCCTCTATATTTAGCTTCCCGGGCTCTGCCACCGTCATACTCTTCTTCTCCGCTTCTCCGGTGATTAAATTTCGCCACCTCcgatttccttttttttttctcagcaGCTCCCCGTAGGTTTTCTAACTTTACTAAGCTTGCCACGTCACTAAGGACTATGGtgttttaatccttaattaaggaTCATCCTTAACTTTGcccttctcttttaatatttttttaatcaaaaagcaTTAAGGATTTTGACTAAGGATTGCACATTTTTACCGTTGTACATGCTCTTAGTATCTCATTTGATTCACCCTCTTCACAGCCAGGTAAAATATAAACCACCATATGAGGATTGAGGAGTGGTCTTGATTCTTTTGAAACTCGTAGGTACAACAACTGATGGATGGAAACAAAGGGTTTCAGCAGATTTGTGCAGAAGAGTGTGTGATTGTGTGTGTGCTTTGTGCTATCTTTTGCAACCATGAAGTCTCTGGAATCTCTTCTGGATTTATTATTCTCAGTCATCTCTTTTTTAATGATTCACCCGTATGATTTTCACATTGTTTAATGAAAAGAGTTTGTATGAACACAAAACCCTTTTGGGATTATGATCTTCATTCATCAAGCTGATTTGATATCCCATATGATACTACAAGATAGATGTTGGTTTGCTATTATAGCATGTTCTCAATCTGACCAAGTCATTCATCAAACAGGTCTCCTGTGCTAGTTGTGAATCAGTATATCCTCAATTTATGATGCCGTGTAAATGCACATTATGTTATTGTTGAAGAATGTTAGGTTGtgcttaattaattaatattaagttTAAACTGATTGTCAAACTCAACGTTTGGGATAAAGATCGGTGGTTTGACTTTTGTAACTATGGACTGAAAGCTTGAATGCTTTGACGATAGTCATATGCTTAGATTGTGAAAGCCACCGAATTTTTCCTAACAAAATATTTGTACTTACTCATATCCATTTATCGTgggatttgtttgtttttttatatatattaagaatgATGTTTTGGTAGGATctgaatttgtttttctttatatatccAAACAGACAAAAATAGCAAATTATTATCCAGAGTACTATTGTACTAAAGTGTATAAAGGGGATAGATCATGTGAACCAGGATGATGATGAGATAAGCTAAAGGTAAGTAAACATAGGGGATGGCATTATCTTCTTGGACCATCGAAAACAGTTCGCATACTCGACAGATATGACAGGTTCAATGTTCTTGGCGTATGAAAGAAACATTCAGGACCCATAAATAtctgatttatattaaaaaaattctgtAGTCCccacaatttttatttttatgtggtCGATATTACAAAGCAAACCacaatcatatatttatattttagtaatatgCATATCAATGTGTCCATTTGTCACCAATCTCACCCATTCCTTTGATCCATAGAATCAGCCATAAACTTATAATCgaaactaggttaagacccgcgccttgcgcgggatgaacattatatataaaaattattttatgtattaaatatttttacatattttgaaataataaatatattttgaataattaaaagtcagtaactattaaatatataattaaattggtgtgaacatataaatcaattttattaatccaatttttttttaatatttgataggatatgtaattaaatttaa
It encodes:
- the LOC103835524 gene encoding V-type proton ATPase 16 kDa proteolipid subunit-like is translated as MHILLISMLGGESISEEMFIVRCCLMLQSGMGAAYGTAKSGVGVASMGVMRPELVMKSIVPVVMAGVLGIYGLIIDVIISTGINPKAKSYYLFDGYAHLSSGLACGLAGLSAGMAIGIVGDAGVRANAQQSKLFVGMILILIFAEATCNPLLQWFLIVLHCRCFHFR
- the LOC103834811 gene encoding universal stress protein PHOS34, translated to MHPDSDHPHLPTIKIHHHSSSTPSAATPTPTAGARRKIGVAVDLSEESSFAVRWAVDHYIRPGDAVVILHVSPTSVLFGADWGPLPLQTQHSQEDFDAFTASKVSDLTRPLTEAGFPHKVHIVKDHDMRERLCLEIERLGVSAVIMGSRGFGAEKRGSDGKLGSVSDYCVHHCVCPVVVVRFPDDRDACPAPGGTKDAIVTVKSGRDDDEEDEAKIAADSAHHEHIKDE